Proteins co-encoded in one Megalops cyprinoides isolate fMegCyp1 chromosome 1, fMegCyp1.pri, whole genome shotgun sequence genomic window:
- the LOC118777152 gene encoding amine sulfotransferase-like has product MENETESTRSGLFTYKGFNFISNVHEEGYVDTLEQFVIWDDDIFVVTYPKSGTTWMQYILVLIYHSKDLKEETNKRMIDVVPWFEVKLKVDFNKMPSPRTFLTHLPTSLVPQGLRHRGKVIYVVRNPKDVAMSFFHFHNIFKLLPDQKNLDQFLDDFLEGKVFAGSWFAHINDWYKHKDEFNLLFLTFEEMKKDRRGAIMKISNFLGKTLDSKTLDTIVEKSSFENMKKNPTISFEENFPEYFDSSKGSMFRKGQVGDWKTVFTMEQNEKFDRIYQEKMSKLPLEFIWDL; this is encoded by the exons ATGGAGAATGAAACAGAGTCAACAAGATCTGGACTGTTTACATATAAAGGGTTCAATTTTATTAGTAATGTGCATGAGGAGGGATACGTGGACACACTGGAGCAGTTTGTCATCTGGGATGATGACATCTTTGTGGTCACTTACCCAAAGTCAG GAACAACATGGATGCAATACATTTTGGTGTTGATATATCATAGTAAGGATCTCAAAGAAGAAACCAACAAAAGAATGATTGATGTGGTGCCCTGGTTTGAGGTCAAATTGAAGGTAGACTTCAACAAAATGCCATCTCCACGCACCTTTCTCACACACCTGCCAACCTCTCTGGTCCCGCAGGGGCTACGACATAGAGGGAAG GTGATCTATGTGGTCAGAAACCCCAAGGATGTAGCAATGTCATTTTTCCACTTCCACAATATCTTTAAACTCCTGCCTGATCAAAAGAACTTAGATCAATTTCTAGATGATTTTCTGGAAGGGAAAG TTTTTGCAGGCTCTTGGTTTGCTCACATTAATGACTGGTATAAGCACAAAGATGAATTCAACCTCCTCTTTCTCACatttgaagaaatgaagaaG GACCGGCGTGGCGCCATCATGAAGATATCAAACTTTCTGGGGAAGACTCTTGATAGCAAAACTTTGGACACAATAGTGGAAAAGAGCTCTTTtgagaacatgaaaaagaacCCCACAATTTCTTTTGAGGAGAACTTCCCAGAGTATTTTGACAGCAGCAAAGGATCAATGTTTCGAAAAG GGCAAGTGGGAGACTGGAAGACAGTATTCACCATGGAGCAGAACGAGAAGTTTGACAGGATTTACCAAGAGAAGATGTCAAAACTCCCACTAGAGTTCATCTGGGATCTGTGA
- the LOC118777237 gene encoding amine sulfotransferase-like — protein MENETESTRSGLFTYKGFNFISNVHEEGYVDTLEQFVIRDDDIFVVTYPKSGTTWMQYILVLMYHSKDLKEETSNTMIDLVPCFEVKRRTDFNEIPSPRTFLTHLPTSLVPQGLRHRRKVIYVVRNPKDVAISYFHFHNIVKLLPDQKNLDQFLDDFLEGKVFAGSWFAHINDWYNHKDEFNLLFLTFEEMKKDRRGAIMKISNFLGKTLDSKTLDTIVEKSSFENMKKNPTTWFEENFPKHFDNSKGSMFRKGQVGDWKTVFTMEQNERFDRIYQEKMSKFPLEFIWDL, from the exons ATGGAGAATGAAACAGAGTCAACAAGATCTGGACTGTTTACATATAAAGGGTTCAATTTTATCAGTAATGTGCATGAGGAGGGATACGTGGACACACTGGAGCAGTTTGTCATCCGGGATGATGACATCTTTGTGGTCACTTACCCAAAGTCAG GAACAACATGGATGCAATATATTTTGGTGTTGATGTATCATAGTAAGGATCTGAAAGAAGAAACCAGCAACACAATGATTGATTTGGTGCCCTGTTTTGAGGTCAAACGGAGGACAGACTTCAACGAAATACCTTCTCCACGCACCTTTCTCACACACCTGCCAACCTCTCTGGTCCCACAGGGGCTACGACATAGAAGGAAG GTGATCTATGTGGTCAGAAACCCCAAGGATGTAGCAATATCATATTTCCACTTCCACAATATCGTAAAACTCCTGCCTGATCAAAAGAACTTAGATCAATTTCTAGATGATTTTCTAGAAGGGAAAG TTTTTGCAGGCTCTTGGTTTGCTCACATTAATGACTGGTATAATCACAAAGATGAATTCAACCTCCTCTTTCTCACatttgaagaaatgaagaaG GACCGGCGTGGCGCCATCATGAAGATATCAAACTTTCTGGGGAAGACTCTTGATAGCAAAACCTTGGACACAATAGTGGAAAAGAGCTCTTTtgagaacatgaaaaagaacCCCACAACTTGGTTTGAGGAGAACTTCCCAAAGCATTTTGACAACAGCAAAGGATCAATGTTTCGAAAAG GGCAAGTGGGAGACTGGAAGACAGTATTCACCATGGAGCAGAACGAGAGGTTTGACAGGATTTACCAAGAGAAGATGTCAAAATTCCCACTAGAGTTCATCTGGGATCTGTGA
- the LOC118777324 gene encoding amine sulfotransferase-like, translating to MENETESTKPGLFTYKGFNFISNVHEEGYVDTLEQFVIRDDDIFVVTYPKSGTTWMQYILTLLCHNEDLKEETHKRMIDVVPWFEVKQRTDLNEMPSPRTFLTHLPTSLVPQGLRHRGKVIYVVRNPKDVAISYFHFHNIVKLLPDQKNLDQFLDDFLEGKVFAGSWFAHINDWYNHKDEFNLLFLTFEEMKKDRRGAIMKISNFLGKTLDSKTLDTIVEKISFENMKKNPTTCAEKNFPKHFDSSKGSMLRKGQVGDWKTVFTMEQNERFDRIYQEKMSKLPLEFIWDL from the exons ATGGAGAATGAAACAGAGTCAACAAAACCTGGACTGTTTACATATAAAGGGTTCAATTTTATTAGTAATGTGCATGAGGAGGGATACGTGGACACTCTTGAGCAGTTTGTCATCCGGGATGATGACATCTTTGTGGTCACTTACCCAAAGTCAG GAACAACATGGATGCAATACATTTTGACGTTGTTGTGTCATAATGAGGATCTGAAAGAAGAAACCCACAAAAGAATGATTGATGTGGTGCCCTGGTTTGAGGTCAAACAGAGGACAGACCTCAACGAAATGCCATCTCCACGCACCTTTCTCACACACCTGCCAACCTCTCTGGTCCCGCAGGGGCTACGACATAGGGGGAAG GTGATCTATGTGGTCAGAAACCCCAAGGATGTAGCAATATCATATTTCCACTTCCACAATATTGTAAAACTCCTGCCTGATCAAAAGAACTTAGATCAATTTCTAGATGATTTTCTGGAAGGGAAAG TTTTTGCAGGCTCTTGGTTTGCTCACATTAATGACTGGTATAATCACAAAGATGAATTCAACCTCCTCTTTCTCACatttgaagaaatgaagaaG GACCGGCGTGGCGCCATCATGAAGATATCAAACTTTCTGGGGAAGACTCTTGATAGCAAAACTTTGGACACAATAGTGGAAAAGATCTCTTTtgagaacatgaaaaagaacCCCACAACTTGTGCTGAGAAGAACTTCCCAAAGCATTTTGACAGCAGCAAAGGATCAATGCTTCGAAAAG GGCAAGTGGGAGACTGGAAGACAGTATTCACCATGGAGCAGAACGAGAGGTTTGACAGGATTTACCAAGAGAAGATGTCAAAACTCCCACTAGAGTTCATCTGGGATCTGTGA
- the LOC118782952 gene encoding cAMP-dependent protein kinase type I-alpha regulatory subunit, protein MASGSSSSEEERSLRECELYVQKHNIQQLLKDCIVQLCTSRPDRPMAFLREYFERLEKEEAKQILSQQKSNSRSDSREDEVSPPMNPVVKGRRRRGAISAEVYTEEDAASYVRKVIPKDYKTMAALAKAIEKNVLFSHLDDNERSDIFDAMFPVTYIAGETVIQQGDEGDNFYVIDQGEMDVYVNNEWVTSIGEGGSFGELALIYGTPRAATVRAKTNVKLWGIDRDSYRRILMGSTLRKRKMYEEFLSKVSILESLDKWERLTVADALEPVQFEDGQKIVVQGEPGDEFFIILEGTAAVLQRRSENEEFVEVGRLGPSDYFGEIALLMNRPRAATVVARGPLKCVKLDRPRFERVLGPCSDILKRNIQQYNSFVSLSV, encoded by the exons ATGGCatccggcagcagcagcagtgaggaggagaggagcctGCGGGAGTGTGAGCTCTATGTTCAGAAGCACAACATCCAGCAGCTCCTGAAAGACTGCATTGTGCAGCTGTGCACCTCGCGGCCGGACCGGCCCATGGCCTTCCTGCGGGAGTATTTTGAGAGGCTGGAGAAG GAGGAGGCCAAACAAATCCTCAGCCAGCAGAAGTCAAACTCTCGGTCAGACTCGCGGGAAGATGAGGTGTCGCCCCCCATGAATCCTGTGGTGAAGGGCCGGCGGCGGCGTGGGGCCATCAGTGCTGAGGTGTACACTGAAGAGGATGCAGCGTCCTACGTCAGAAAG GTCATTCCCAAAGACTACAAAACAATGGCTGCCCTGGCTAAAGCAATCGAAAAgaatgtgctgttttcacacCTGGATGATAATGAGAGAAG tgacaTCTTTGACGCTATGTTTCCTGTCACTTATATTGCTGGCGAGACAGTCATTCAGCAAG GTGATGAGGGTGATAATTTCTATGTTATTGACCAGGGTGAAATGGAT gtCTATGTCAACAATGAATGGGTCACCAgcattggggaggggggtagtTTTGGTGAGCTGGCTTTGATCTATGGCACCCCAAGAGCAGCCACTGTGAGAGCCAAGACCAACGTTAAACTTTGGGGCATCGACAGGGACAGCTACCGGAGAATATTAATG GGAAGCACCttaaggaagaggaagatgtaCGAAGAATTTCTAAGCAAAGTATCAATTCTAG AGTCATTGGACAAATGGGAACGCTTGACAGTGGCTGATGCCTTGGAGCCTGTGCAGTTTGAAGATGGGCAGAAGATTGTGGTCCAGGGAGAGCCTGGCGATGAATTCTTCATCATCCTTGAG ggcactgctgcagtgttgCAGCGCAGGTCAGAGAATGAGGAGTTTGTGGAAGTTGGTCGACTGGGACCCTCTGATTACTTTG GTGAAATAGCCCTTTTAATGAATCGCCCTCGTGCAGCCACTGTGGTGGCTCGTGGACCCTTGAAGTGTGTGAAGCTTGACCGACCTCGGTTTGAACGTGTTCTGGGTCCTTGTTCAGATATTCTGAAACGAAACATCCAACAGTACAACAGCTTCGTATCGTTGTCTGTCTGA